In one Mucilaginibacter ginsenosidivorax genomic region, the following are encoded:
- a CDS encoding GH116 family glycosyl hydrolase, with product MEDKKGRRSFLKKVGVGGAMAMMPAAVINIADAKTLDEPAEDINDTLGKPVKRAYNTAYTGDHLNRVAFPIGGMGAGMFCLEGTGAVSHVSIRNKPDIFNEPGIFAAIHVKGVARGAKLLEGPVPDWKKFGLRDAGNGLTGSTTGLPRFHAAEFKTEFPFCHIKLIDQDIPLSVGITGWSPFIPTDDDNSSLPVGAIEYQFTNTGTSKVSAVFSFNARNFWGDAKGKDAVLPAKNGFTATATGNGETSFPLDFTVFTDDDHTVVDHCWFRGGWWDPFTMAWNAIKDGRVVNNPAVPANAPGASLYVPFDVAPGKQKTIKVMLAWYSPETRLTFGTPGKKKEGCDPASGCCNSPADIGLDKYDKDFDGKFYKPWYSSRFGNIDSVSSYWRQNYNDLRAKSRLFTKAFYASTLPPEVIEAVACNLSILKSPTVMRQYDGRLWNFEGCGDDSGCCHGSCTHVWNYAQAIPHLFPALERSLRATEFCEDQSEDGHQTFRANLPINPVTHDFHSAADGQLGGIMKVYRDWRISGDNEWLKKIFPMVKVSMDYCIKTWDPRHKGVIEEPHHNTYDIEFWGADGMHTSFYLGALQSFIAMGGFLKQDVGAYRELQAKGKAMIENTLYNGEFFIQEINYTSLNAKDPSKEKSYGGEYSKEAEALLHTEGPKYQYGKGCLSDGVLGAWIGRMCGLEDVIDSKKINSHLQSVYKYNFKTDLSEHANPQRPSFALGNEAGLLLCTWPKGGKLSLPFVYSDEVWTGIEHQVASHLMLTSNVAQGLNVLRASRNRYDGKVRNPFNEYECGHWYARALSSYGYLQALTGVRFDAVSGVLHVDSKIGDFTSFLSTATGFGTVTLKAGKPSLNVVYGSIDVKKAMVSGREVAFVVG from the coding sequence ATGGAGGATAAAAAAGGTCGCAGAAGCTTTTTAAAAAAAGTGGGTGTTGGCGGAGCTATGGCCATGATGCCGGCCGCCGTTATAAATATTGCAGATGCCAAAACGTTGGACGAACCCGCTGAAGATATTAATGATACATTGGGCAAACCCGTAAAGCGGGCGTACAATACCGCCTATACCGGCGATCATTTAAACCGGGTTGCATTCCCCATTGGTGGTATGGGCGCGGGCATGTTTTGTTTGGAGGGTACAGGTGCTGTTTCGCATGTATCGATACGCAATAAGCCCGATATTTTTAACGAACCTGGGATATTTGCCGCTATTCACGTAAAGGGTGTTGCCCGGGGAGCGAAGCTTTTGGAAGGCCCCGTACCCGACTGGAAAAAGTTTGGCCTGCGCGATGCCGGCAATGGCCTTACCGGTTCAACTACGGGCTTGCCGCGTTTTCATGCCGCCGAGTTTAAAACCGAGTTCCCGTTCTGTCACATTAAACTTATTGACCAGGATATCCCATTATCTGTTGGCATCACCGGGTGGAGCCCATTTATCCCTACCGATGACGATAACTCGAGCCTGCCCGTTGGGGCCATTGAATATCAATTTACCAATACAGGCACATCAAAAGTTAGTGCGGTGTTTAGCTTTAACGCCCGTAATTTTTGGGGCGACGCAAAAGGAAAGGATGCGGTGTTACCTGCAAAAAACGGGTTTACCGCTACGGCTACCGGCAACGGCGAAACCAGCTTCCCTTTAGATTTTACGGTATTTACCGATGATGACCATACGGTTGTTGATCATTGCTGGTTCAGGGGTGGTTGGTGGGATCCATTTACCATGGCCTGGAACGCTATAAAAGATGGCCGCGTGGTTAATAATCCTGCTGTACCTGCAAATGCCCCCGGCGCCAGCCTTTACGTGCCTTTTGATGTAGCACCCGGCAAGCAAAAAACAATAAAGGTGATGCTGGCCTGGTATTCGCCCGAAACCCGGCTGACGTTTGGTACACCGGGTAAAAAGAAAGAGGGCTGCGACCCGGCCTCGGGCTGCTGTAATTCGCCGGCAGATATTGGTTTGGATAAGTACGACAAGGATTTTGACGGTAAGTTTTATAAGCCCTGGTATAGCAGCCGTTTCGGAAATATAGATAGCGTGAGCAGCTACTGGCGGCAAAACTATAATGACCTTAGGGCGAAGTCGCGGTTGTTTACAAAGGCGTTTTATGCCAGCACCTTACCGCCCGAAGTTATTGAAGCGGTAGCCTGTAACCTTTCTATTTTAAAATCGCCAACCGTAATGCGGCAGTACGATGGCCGTCTGTGGAATTTTGAAGGCTGCGGCGATGACTCGGGTTGTTGCCATGGTTCATGTACCCATGTTTGGAATTATGCCCAGGCCATTCCGCATTTGTTTCCCGCGCTGGAACGCAGCCTGCGGGCTACCGAATTTTGCGAAGACCAAAGCGAAGACGGCCACCAAACGTTTAGGGCCAACCTGCCCATAAACCCAGTGACGCACGATTTTCATTCGGCTGCCGATGGGCAGCTTGGCGGCATCATGAAGGTTTACCGCGACTGGCGCATCAGCGGCGATAACGAGTGGCTTAAAAAGATATTCCCCATGGTAAAAGTAAGTATGGATTACTGCATCAAAACCTGGGACCCACGCCACAAAGGCGTGATAGAAGAACCGCACCACAACACCTACGATATTGAGTTTTGGGGTGCCGATGGCATGCATACCAGCTTTTACCTTGGTGCACTGCAAAGCTTTATAGCAATGGGCGGGTTTTTAAAACAGGATGTTGGCGCTTACCGCGAATTGCAGGCCAAAGGCAAGGCGATGATAGAAAATACGCTTTACAACGGCGAGTTTTTTATACAGGAAATTAATTATACCAGCCTTAACGCCAAAGATCCATCCAAAGAAAAATCATACGGCGGCGAATACTCAAAAGAGGCCGAAGCATTGCTGCATACCGAAGGCCCCAAATACCAATACGGCAAGGGCTGCCTGAGCGACGGCGTACTTGGCGCCTGGATAGGCCGCATGTGCGGATTGGAGGATGTTATCGACAGCAAAAAAATAAACAGCCACCTGCAATCGGTATACAAATATAATTTTAAAACCGACCTGAGCGAACATGCCAACCCGCAACGCCCGTCATTTGCACTGGGTAACGAGGCCGGGCTGCTGCTTTGCACCTGGCCCAAAGGCGGCAAGCTATCATTGCCGTTTGTATACAGCGACGAAGTTTGGACAGGTATTGAACACCAGGTGGCATCGCATTTAATGCTCACCAGCAATGTGGCCCAGGGCCTAAACGTGCTGCGTGCATCCCGAAACCGTTATGACGGTAAAGTGCGCAACCCCTTTAACGAGTACGAATGCGGCCACTGGTATGCCCGCGCCCTATCAAGCTACGGCTACCTGCAGGCGCTCACCGGTGTACGGTTCGACGCGGTTTCCGGCGTATTACATGTCGATTCAAAAATTGGCGATTTTACCAGCTTCTTGTCAACAGCAACAGGTTTTGGTACAGTAACACTTAAGGCAGGCAAACCATCCTTAAATGTGGTTTATGGCAGCATTGATGTGAAAAAGGCGATGGTAAGCGGTAGGGAAGTTGCCTTTGTTGTAGGTTAG
- a CDS encoding VOC family protein gives MKTKKFIRSNPHLPVKDLKQTLDYYRETLGFYDEWIEGDKDGGIRRDDMRLLFGEDAGFTAAINNAQHRLPLMWFVDDIDAVYAELQKRNVEIADGLKTHPYGLREFAFIDINGYYIRVAESI, from the coding sequence ATGAAAACAAAAAAATTTATCCGTAGCAACCCGCACCTGCCGGTAAAGGATTTAAAGCAGACCCTTGATTATTACCGGGAAACCCTTGGCTTTTACGATGAATGGATCGAAGGCGATAAAGACGGCGGGATAAGGCGCGATGACATGCGCCTGCTGTTTGGCGAAGATGCCGGGTTTACCGCAGCCATTAATAATGCCCAACACCGCCTGCCCCTGATGTGGTTTGTAGATGATATCGACGCCGTTTATGCCGAGCTACAGAAACGAAATGTTGAAATAGCCGACGGCTTAAAAACACACCCGTACGGATTGAGGGAATTTGCTTTTATTGATATCAACGGGTATTACATCAGGGTTGCGGAGAGTATTTAG
- a CDS encoding nuclear transport factor 2 family protein → MIDQQSAARFAAEWITCWNKQDLDTLMAHYTDDFSIQTPYALKIYPDCGGIISGKSNVRRYWQTALSKLPNLHFELLEVLTGVNSISIYYHNTDSGKNAVENLFFNGDGMVDEVIVMYN, encoded by the coding sequence ATGATAGACCAACAATCTGCAGCCCGTTTTGCCGCTGAATGGATAACCTGCTGGAACAAGCAGGATTTAGATACGCTGATGGCGCACTACACCGATGATTTTAGCATTCAAACACCCTACGCCCTGAAAATATACCCCGATTGCGGAGGTATTATATCGGGTAAAAGCAACGTTAGACGATACTGGCAAACCGCCCTGAGCAAACTGCCAAACCTGCATTTCGAGCTGTTGGAAGTACTTACCGGCGTAAACAGCATCAGCATATATTATCATAATACCGATAGCGGCAAAAATGCCGTGGAGAATTTATTTTTTAACGGTGATGGTATGGTGGATGAGGTTATTGTGATGTATAATTGA
- a CDS encoding glycoside hydrolase family 127 protein, protein MINRTITHPFLYLCLIAMGFILPVQTQAQSSLHAFKLQQVALLPGVFKSAQQTDMAYMLALDPDRLLAPYFTEAGLKPKKKNYGNWENTGLDGHIGGHYLSALSNMYASTHNPEMNRRLDYMLAQLKRCQDKIGSGYLGGTPGGTAMWKDIAAGKIEADTFALNKKWVPLYNIHKLFAGLRDAYMIAGKPLAKEILVRLTDYIDGVSHKLTDEQIQTMLISEHGGLNEVFADVSVITGQDKYLTLARRFSHKAILNPLINGQDELNGLHANMQIPKAVGFQRISEVGGDKDYGKAAGFFWETVVHNRTVVIGGNSVNEHFNPTGNFSKMITDVAGPETCNSYNMLKLTRHLFEKQGEVKYMDFYERVLYNHILSSQHPTHGGFVYYTSMRPRHYRVYSQPQETMWCCVGSGMENHGKYAELIYSYRQKDLFVNLFIPSRLNWAAQGLVLSQQTKFPDRQTTKLLVEAARPGVFSINIRYPGWVTAGKLQIKINGTEVPVEAQPGNYIKLNRAWKKGDEIAVYLPMEVSTEALPDSSGYVAFVHGPIVLAAKTDTTDLDNLIGDANQFGGYRARGKMYPLNEAPFLADNIVNIAAYLKPVSGKDQTFTAPQLISPARYNNLELIPFYKLHDARYMIYWHRGQLKKD, encoded by the coding sequence ATGATTAACAGGACAATTACCCATCCTTTTCTATACCTGTGCTTAATAGCTATGGGTTTTATATTGCCGGTGCAAACACAGGCTCAATCTTCATTGCATGCATTTAAGCTGCAGCAGGTGGCCTTATTGCCTGGTGTGTTTAAAAGCGCGCAGCAAACAGATATGGCTTATATGCTGGCTTTGGATCCCGACCGCTTACTTGCCCCTTATTTTACAGAAGCTGGTTTAAAGCCTAAGAAGAAAAACTACGGCAATTGGGAAAACACAGGTTTGGATGGGCATATTGGCGGGCATTACCTCTCGGCATTATCCAACATGTATGCTTCTACTCATAATCCGGAAATGAACCGGCGCCTTGATTATATGCTGGCGCAATTGAAACGTTGCCAGGACAAAATAGGGAGCGGCTACCTTGGTGGCACTCCCGGAGGAACCGCCATGTGGAAGGATATTGCAGCCGGCAAAATTGAAGCTGATACCTTTGCATTGAACAAAAAATGGGTTCCGCTTTACAATATTCACAAACTTTTTGCCGGATTAAGGGATGCATATATGATTGCCGGAAAGCCACTGGCCAAAGAAATATTGGTACGATTGACAGATTACATAGATGGCGTTTCGCATAAGCTGACTGATGAGCAAATTCAAACGATGCTTATTTCAGAACATGGCGGATTAAACGAGGTATTTGCCGATGTATCGGTAATTACCGGGCAGGATAAATACCTCACACTGGCCCGCCGGTTTTCGCACAAAGCCATTTTAAATCCGTTAATAAATGGACAGGATGAGCTTAACGGGCTGCATGCCAATATGCAGATACCGAAGGCAGTTGGGTTTCAACGGATATCCGAAGTTGGGGGCGACAAAGATTATGGCAAAGCTGCCGGTTTTTTTTGGGAAACAGTAGTACATAACCGTACTGTGGTAATTGGTGGCAATAGCGTAAATGAGCATTTTAATCCAACCGGTAATTTTAGCAAGATGATTACCGATGTTGCTGGTCCCGAAACCTGCAATTCTTACAATATGCTTAAACTAACCCGCCATCTGTTTGAAAAACAGGGCGAAGTGAAGTATATGGATTTTTATGAACGGGTTTTATATAATCATATTTTATCGAGCCAGCACCCAACACACGGAGGGTTTGTTTATTACACCTCTATGCGGCCACGGCATTACCGCGTATACTCGCAGCCACAGGAAACCATGTGGTGTTGTGTAGGATCGGGCATGGAAAATCACGGAAAATACGCCGAGCTCATTTATAGTTACCGGCAAAAAGATTTGTTTGTAAACTTGTTTATCCCTTCGCGCCTAAATTGGGCTGCACAAGGTTTAGTGCTTTCGCAGCAGACTAAATTTCCTGACCGCCAAACCACCAAACTTTTGGTTGAGGCGGCGAGGCCCGGTGTTTTCAGCATAAATATTCGTTATCCGGGCTGGGTAACGGCAGGTAAGCTTCAAATTAAAATAAACGGTACCGAAGTGCCTGTTGAAGCACAACCCGGCAATTATATAAAACTTAACCGCGCCTGGAAAAAGGGCGACGAAATTGCGGTGTATTTACCTATGGAAGTAAGCACAGAAGCATTGCCCGACAGTTCTGGTTACGTGGCCTTTGTACACGGCCCCATTGTATTAGCCGCAAAAACCGATACTACAGACCTGGATAATTTAATTGGAGACGCTAATCAGTTTGGTGGCTACCGCGCAAGGGGCAAAATGTACCCGCTGAACGAGGCGCCTTTTCTGGCTGATAATATTGTTAATATTGCCGCCTACCTGAAACCTGTTAGCGGGAAAGATCAAACTTTCACGGCACCGCAATTGATAAGCCCCGCCCGTTACAATAACCTGGAGTTAATCCCTTTTTATAAACTGCACGACGCCCGTTACATGATTTACTGGCACCGGGGACAGTTGAAAAAAGACTGA
- a CDS encoding RNA polymerase sigma factor, which translates to MPILTLTKPYTDQQLLDLIRKDDRGAFTELYNRYWDKTYTVALHRLDDEHEAEEVVQEVFLSIWQRRATLQLTHTVATYLAVAVKYKVINHLAKQYRRQLQHDELIITSPVVADSTADWLHEKELRQLLEKTISQLPEKCRIVFLLSRDENKTYAEIAAELNISQKTVEAHMSKALRELRETLGVSAPILAFILLNADRFL; encoded by the coding sequence ATGCCCATTTTGACCCTTACTAAACCCTATACCGATCAACAGCTACTGGATTTGATCAGGAAGGACGACCGCGGTGCATTTACCGAGTTGTACAATCGTTACTGGGATAAAACCTATACCGTGGCCCTACACCGGCTTGACGACGAGCATGAGGCCGAAGAAGTGGTACAGGAAGTGTTTTTAAGCATATGGCAGCGGCGGGCTACACTACAACTTACGCACACAGTGGCTACTTACCTTGCTGTTGCCGTAAAATATAAAGTGATTAACCACCTGGCCAAACAATACCGCCGGCAATTGCAGCATGATGAACTTATCATCACATCGCCGGTTGTTGCCGACAGCACTGCCGACTGGCTGCATGAAAAAGAATTGCGGCAACTGTTAGAGAAAACCATCAGCCAGCTCCCCGAAAAATGCCGTATTGTTTTCCTGCTCAGCCGCGACGAAAATAAAACCTACGCCGAAATTGCCGCCGAACTGAACATATCGCAAAAAACAGTAGAAGCACACATGAGCAAAGCCCTGCGCGAATTAAGGGAAACCCTGGGCGTATCGGCACCCATACTGGCTTTCATATTGCTAAATGCAGACCGGTTTTTGTAG
- a CDS encoding FecR family protein has protein sequence MENNAYDIKELAHKLENGTITPEEMAWFEQWYQGFNDEEVMLTGSRHSGTNELKDSIFNGIASQMEAAAQPKRKVITLWRNIAAAAAIVLLVAFAAFYKNAILDIVDPVKQVDLLSKAGQHSQISLPDGTQVWLSPSTHISYPDNFRDEQRLVKLDGEAFFDVKHDPAHPFVIQSGAIKTVVLGTSFNVRAYTDAKTAEVTVVSGKVGVLTSASGKNQQQIMTARQRAVFNKTDGLLLKENYPDAAKFLSQRNGNFDFEGASMQTVADELGRQYGVQINVDPRIANSLYYGHLNTTRLIGTELDVLCTVMDNTRWQKVNNQYYIREIIAKH, from the coding sequence ATGGAAAACAACGCCTACGATATTAAAGAGCTTGCCCATAAGCTTGAAAACGGCACCATTACCCCCGAGGAAATGGCCTGGTTTGAGCAATGGTACCAGGGGTTTAATGATGAAGAGGTAATGCTCACGGGCAGCAGGCACTCCGGCACCAATGAACTTAAGGATAGCATTTTTAATGGTATTGCATCGCAAATGGAAGCGGCTGCACAACCAAAACGCAAGGTGATTACCTTATGGCGCAACATAGCTGCTGCAGCGGCTATAGTGTTATTGGTTGCCTTTGCGGCGTTTTATAAAAACGCTATCCTGGATATTGTCGACCCGGTGAAACAGGTAGATTTATTGAGCAAAGCAGGCCAGCACAGTCAAATCAGTTTGCCCGATGGTACCCAGGTATGGCTAAGCCCGTCGACCCATATCAGCTACCCGGATAACTTCAGGGACGAACAGCGTTTGGTGAAGTTAGATGGCGAAGCCTTTTTTGATGTAAAGCACGACCCTGCGCATCCCTTTGTTATTCAATCGGGTGCCATCAAAACGGTGGTGTTGGGTACCAGCTTTAACGTAAGGGCTTATACCGATGCAAAAACTGCCGAAGTTACCGTGGTAAGCGGGAAGGTGGGCGTGCTCACATCGGCAAGCGGCAAAAACCAGCAGCAGATCATGACGGCCAGGCAACGGGCGGTATTCAACAAAACTGATGGCTTGCTGCTGAAAGAAAACTATCCCGATGCCGCAAAATTCCTTAGCCAGCGTAATGGTAATTTTGATTTTGAAGGCGCATCAATGCAAACCGTTGCCGATGAACTTGGCAGGCAGTATGGCGTACAGATAAACGTCGACCCGCGCATTGCCAATAGCTTATACTACGGGCACTTGAACACCACACGCCTTATCGGCACCGAACTTGATGTGCTTTGTACAGTAATGGACAACACCCGTTGGCAAAAAGTGAACAACCAGTATTACATCCGCGAAATTATAGCTAAACATTAA
- a CDS encoding TonB-dependent receptor gives MNKTKPTWLSMLICAVLQIPILFRTLLCAIVLLIANQQVYAQNPLDKTVTISINNEPVKQALDKITIACGVRFTYNQTVAQSPAKISIDAKKQPLGDVLKQAFASAPFSFSVLDQDVMIKYDAAKIKKLPAAVAGGKFTLSGTIKSKQSGETIIGATIRVPDASQGTSSNEYGFYSITLPAGSHQLAISAVGQKSAFVQVDLAANQQLNISMDNNEQALQEVTISAKAPGTRDLASPQMGVEHLSVQETKNIPVLLGERDIIKTIQLLPGIKSAGEGSGGFYVRGGASDQNLILLDEAPVYNASHLLGFFSTFNSDAIKNISIYKGDMPAQYGGRLSSVLDIKMNEGNNQKFGVSGGVGLIAARINVEGPIQKNKSSFLISARRTYADAFLAFSKDSIAKKSQLYFYDINAKANYILGDKDRIFLSGYFGKDVLKASDIAGINWGNTTGTLRWNHIFNSQLFSNTSVIYSDYDYKINIKEDVNQFQIFSQIKDLNLKEDLQYYAGDKNTISFGFNAIYHTIKPGEISSTGNSGIISQSLQNRYALENSVYATNTWKASDRFSLTYGVRLSAFTILGQGDYYTLDADGNITGTKHYSTGQAVKTYVNPEPRIAAAYSLNDYSSVKASYARNAQNLHLISNSNSGSPTDKWVASTNIIKPELADQFSVGYYRDFSDHKYEFTFETYYKKLQNQVDYRNGANIFTNQPIETQLLYGKGRAYGAELLLKKKTGRLTGWVSYTLAKTERQIDGINNNQWYNARQDRTHDLAIVAMYKATEKWTLSANFIYYTGDAVTFPNGKYQVDGANYYYYTSRNADRMPAYNRLDLGATRQLKKSSKFESDLTFSLYNALGNHNAYRIYFRNNKDDASRTEAVRTTLFTFVPSITYNFKF, from the coding sequence ATGAATAAAACCAAACCCACATGGTTATCCATGTTGATTTGCGCCGTACTGCAAATACCTATACTGTTCCGAACGTTACTTTGCGCCATCGTTTTATTGATAGCAAACCAACAAGTTTACGCGCAAAATCCGCTTGATAAAACCGTAACCATCAGCATAAATAATGAACCTGTTAAACAGGCCTTAGATAAAATAACCATCGCCTGCGGCGTAAGGTTTACCTATAACCAAACCGTTGCCCAAAGCCCGGCAAAAATCAGCATCGATGCCAAAAAACAACCTTTAGGCGATGTATTAAAGCAGGCTTTTGCATCGGCCCCCTTCAGCTTTTCGGTGTTGGATCAGGACGTGATGATTAAATATGATGCGGCTAAAATAAAAAAGTTGCCGGCCGCCGTGGCAGGCGGCAAATTCACCCTAAGCGGTACCATTAAATCAAAACAAAGCGGCGAAACCATTATTGGCGCCACCATCAGGGTTCCCGATGCCAGCCAGGGCACCTCGAGCAACGAGTACGGCTTTTACTCCATTACCCTGCCGGCCGGCAGCCACCAGCTGGCCATCAGCGCTGTTGGCCAAAAAAGCGCCTTTGTGCAGGTAGACCTGGCAGCCAACCAGCAGCTTAACATCAGCATGGATAATAATGAACAGGCCCTGCAGGAAGTTACCATCAGCGCCAAAGCTCCCGGCACCCGCGATTTGGCCAGCCCGCAAATGGGGGTTGAACATTTAAGTGTGCAGGAGACCAAAAATATCCCTGTTTTACTGGGCGAACGCGATATCATTAAAACCATACAGCTGCTGCCTGGCATCAAATCGGCCGGCGAGGGCAGTGGCGGCTTTTATGTGCGTGGCGGCGCATCTGATCAAAACCTGATACTGCTGGATGAAGCGCCGGTTTACAACGCATCGCATTTGCTGGGGTTCTTCTCAACCTTTAACTCCGATGCCATCAAAAACATCAGTATTTATAAGGGCGATATGCCTGCCCAATACGGCGGCAGGCTATCGTCCGTGCTGGATATTAAAATGAACGAGGGCAACAACCAAAAGTTTGGCGTAAGCGGCGGTGTTGGGCTGATAGCCGCCCGAATTAATGTGGAAGGCCCCATCCAAAAAAACAAATCATCGTTCCTGATATCGGCCCGCCGTACTTATGCGGATGCTTTCCTGGCTTTCTCCAAAGATTCCATCGCCAAAAAAAGCCAGCTGTATTTTTATGATATCAATGCCAAGGCCAATTATATTTTAGGCGATAAGGACAGGATTTTCTTATCCGGCTATTTTGGTAAAGATGTATTGAAGGCCAGCGATATAGCAGGCATTAACTGGGGCAACACCACCGGCACCCTCCGCTGGAACCACATTTTTAACAGCCAGCTATTTTCAAACACCTCGGTTATTTACAGCGACTATGATTACAAAATCAATATTAAAGAGGATGTAAACCAGTTCCAGATCTTCTCGCAGATAAAAGACCTTAACCTGAAAGAAGACCTGCAATACTACGCCGGCGACAAAAACACCATCAGCTTTGGCTTTAATGCAATCTACCATACCATTAAGCCCGGCGAAATTTCATCAACCGGCAATTCGGGTATTATATCGCAAAGCCTGCAAAACAGGTACGCGCTTGAAAATTCGGTGTATGCTACCAATACCTGGAAAGCATCTGATCGTTTTAGTCTTACTTATGGCGTTCGCCTGTCAGCCTTTACCATCCTGGGGCAGGGCGATTATTATACCCTTGATGCCGATGGCAATATCACGGGCACAAAACACTACTCAACCGGGCAGGCGGTTAAAACATACGTTAACCCCGAGCCACGCATCGCGGCAGCCTATTCATTGAATGATTACAGCTCGGTAAAGGCTTCGTATGCACGTAACGCGCAAAATTTGCACCTTATCTCCAATTCCAACTCGGGTTCGCCAACGGATAAATGGGTGGCCAGCACCAACATTATTAAACCCGAACTGGCCGACCAGTTTTCGGTAGGTTATTACCGCGATTTTAGCGATCATAAATATGAGTTCACGTTTGAAACTTATTATAAAAAGTTGCAAAACCAGGTTGATTACCGTAACGGGGCCAATATTTTTACCAACCAGCCTATTGAAACCCAGCTGCTTTACGGCAAGGGCCGTGCCTATGGTGCCGAGTTGCTGCTTAAAAAGAAAACCGGCCGCTTAACGGGCTGGGTAAGCTATACCCTGGCCAAAACCGAACGGCAGATTGATGGCATTAACAATAACCAATGGTACAATGCCAGGCAAGACCGTACGCACGACCTGGCCATTGTAGCCATGTACAAAGCCACCGAAAAGTGGACCCTATCGGCCAATTTTATATACTATACAGGCGATGCCGTAACCTTCCCCAATGGTAAGTACCAGGTAGATGGGGCCAATTACTATTACTACACCAGCCGCAATGCCGATAGGATGCCGGCCTATAACAGGCTTGACCTTGGCGCCACACGCCAGTTAAAAAAGAGCAGCAAATTTGAGTCGGATTTAACTTTTAGCCTGTACAATGCGCTGGGTAACCACAATGCCTACCGCATTTATTTCCGCAATAATAAAGACGATGCCAGCCGTACCGAGGCCGTGAGGACCACCCTGTTCACCTTTGTGCCTTCCATCACCTATAACTTTAAATTTTAA
- a CDS encoding DUF4249 domain-containing protein: MHTTIKYIIPALFAIALCSCEKAINLTLKDTTPQYVVEGVLTNETGGCKVTLSQTKNFTDNNDIVGIDGAQVTITDDNTVYPLTASGGGIYKNSTLTGAYGHIYKLNVLVAGKTFTSTCAMPAQVPLDSIYLVKSDFGNNKDGSIRKYVTVKYHDPVATKNYYRFVQYVNNRKEESVLLDNDEFTNGQEVNTRLNFNNDNDDPARDIRPGNQVTIEMQSIDPAVYKYFFSLTTGATGDGNNAAPANPLSNVTGGALGYFSVHPISRKTLTAP, from the coding sequence ATGCACACCACTATAAAATATATAATACCCGCCCTGTTTGCCATAGCGCTATGCTCGTGCGAAAAGGCCATTAACCTGACACTGAAAGATACCACGCCCCAATACGTTGTTGAAGGCGTGCTCACCAACGAAACCGGCGGGTGCAAAGTAACCCTTAGCCAAACCAAAAACTTTACCGATAATAACGATATAGTAGGTATTGATGGCGCACAGGTAACCATTACCGACGACAATACCGTTTACCCGCTTACCGCATCGGGCGGCGGTATTTATAAAAACAGCACCCTGACAGGGGCCTACGGCCATATTTATAAACTGAATGTGCTGGTTGCCGGCAAAACGTTCACATCAACCTGCGCCATGCCTGCGCAGGTACCACTGGATAGCATTTACCTGGTTAAAAGCGACTTTGGCAACAACAAGGATGGCAGCATCCGTAAATATGTAACCGTGAAATACCACGACCCGGTAGCTACCAAAAACTATTACCGCTTTGTGCAATATGTAAATAACCGCAAAGAAGAATCGGTGCTGCTGGATAACGATGAATTTACCAACGGGCAGGAAGTAAACACGCGCCTTAATTTCAACAACGACAACGACGACCCCGCCCGCGACATCCGCCCGGGTAACCAGGTAACCATCGAGATGCAAAGCATCGACCCGGCCGTGTACAAATACTTTTTCAGCCTTACTACAGGCGCCACCGGCGACGGTAATAACGCCGCCCCCGCCAATCCGCTTAGCAACGTTACCGGCGGCGCGCTGGGCTATTTCAGCGTGCACCCAATTTCCAGGAAAACATTGACCGCGCCGTAA